The Metabacillus sediminilitoris genome window below encodes:
- a CDS encoding methyl-accepting chemotaxis protein — protein sequence MTIKKKLLINSVTVLVLAILIVAFIIINMLSIQSSNKDQVPVLLNIEKLAGEFQTTKQGLNNFSITPSDAQKQEVLTSIEKSDRLIGELKNKITNPKSKTVFNKLVTKYEQWKLQANSALESKASAEVKRQSIRLDGIGNDLYLVNAYANEQYILLQENLKKQLSFVIISSIVGCLILIVLSTFIAILMTNSITRPLKKLAHNAEQISTGHLVVEEIHYQAKDELGQLNTSFMKMVEQLRTLLSAIDTVSKDVEGFAKDLETENKGLTEISNQVAISTNEMSIGTQSISSDLQDAVSLIEHMDKEFRENVNRSEQSVLFGEEAVTAITSGKNAMDRQHSLMLENMQTSQTIDSATKAFTEYAGEIENMAKTVSRIADQTNLLALNAAIEAARAGEAGKGFAVVADEVRKLAEESTSSTKHIFEMVAKMKERISHISDSVRKGVLIAENQQDSMETTTKAFENIGTKVEEMIKGMTLLATGVNQSKQFGEQVLNTVENISAVVEETAAGNEEISASTTEQLAAFEKNVEKVISLRELTDDLNNTLGRFKL from the coding sequence ATGACAATAAAGAAAAAACTACTTATTAATTCTGTTACTGTATTAGTATTGGCTATCTTGATTGTTGCATTTATCATTATTAATATGCTTTCGATCCAATCATCGAACAAAGACCAAGTGCCGGTTCTATTAAATATCGAAAAGCTTGCCGGCGAGTTCCAAACAACAAAACAAGGCTTAAACAATTTTTCAATTACACCTTCTGATGCTCAAAAGCAAGAGGTGCTGACAAGCATAGAAAAAAGCGATAGATTAATAGGAGAATTAAAGAATAAGATCACAAATCCTAAAAGTAAAACGGTTTTTAATAAATTAGTTACGAAATATGAGCAGTGGAAATTACAAGCGAATTCAGCATTAGAAAGCAAGGCAAGTGCTGAAGTAAAGCGCCAGTCAATTCGACTTGATGGCATAGGGAACGACCTATATCTTGTCAATGCGTATGCAAATGAACAATATATTCTCTTACAGGAAAACTTAAAAAAACAACTCTCATTTGTTATCATTTCTTCCATTGTTGGGTGTTTGATATTAATTGTGTTATCGACTTTCATTGCCATTTTAATGACAAATTCCATTACACGACCATTGAAAAAGTTAGCACACAATGCGGAACAAATATCAACTGGTCATTTAGTAGTTGAAGAAATCCATTATCAAGCGAAAGATGAATTAGGTCAATTGAATACATCTTTCATGAAAATGGTTGAGCAATTAAGAACATTACTCTCTGCAATTGATACTGTGAGTAAGGATGTAGAAGGATTTGCGAAAGATCTTGAAACAGAAAATAAAGGCTTAACAGAAATTAGCAACCAAGTAGCGATCTCTACAAACGAAATGTCGATTGGTACACAATCGATCTCAAGTGATTTACAAGATGCCGTTTCATTGATTGAACACATGGACAAGGAATTTAGAGAAAATGTAAATCGATCAGAGCAATCTGTATTATTTGGAGAGGAAGCTGTTACTGCCATCACATCTGGAAAAAATGCAATGGATAGACAACATTCGTTAATGTTAGAAAATATGCAAACAAGCCAAACGATTGATTCAGCAACAAAGGCGTTTACTGAATATGCTGGAGAAATAGAAAATATGGCGAAAACAGTTAGCAGAATCGCTGATCAGACAAATTTACTAGCATTAAATGCAGCGATAGAAGCGGCACGTGCAGGTGAAGCAGGAAAAGGCTTTGCAGTTGTAGCGGATGAAGTGCGCAAACTTGCTGAAGAGTCAACATCTTCAACGAAACATATTTTTGAAATGGTCGCCAAAATGAAAGAGCGGATCTCTCACATTTCAGATTCTGTACGTAAAGGTGTATTGATTGCTGAAAATCAACAGGATTCCATGGAAACAACGACAAAAGCGTTCGAAAACATTGGAACAAAGGTAGAAGAAATGATAAAGGGAATGACCTTACTAGCAACTGGAGTCAATCAATCCAAACAATTTGGTGAACAAGTTTTAAACACTGTTGAAAACATTAGTGCAGTAGTTGAAGAAACTGCAGCTGGAAATGAAGAAATATCCGCATCAACAACTGAACAATTAGCTGCCTTTGAAAAAAATGTTGAAAAGGTCATTTCTTTAAGAGAATTAACGGATGATTTAAACAATACTCTTGGAAGATTTAAATTATAG
- a CDS encoding DUF3941 domain-containing protein, which yields MPHTSDNDKKAKDNNALRHEKNMMREKNRQQGANQYSKKTDHK from the coding sequence ATGCCTCATACTAGTGATAATGATAAAAAAGCAAAAGATAATAATGCGTTACGTCACGAAAAAAATATGATGCGTGAAAAAAATCGACAACAAGGTGCAAATCAATATTCTAAAAAAACCGATCATAAATAA
- a CDS encoding DegV family protein, with the protein MKVHIIADSACDLPIDYFGERNISFLPLSVEMNGEQLKDQIDIKPKQIYDAMREGSTIKTSQASPLQFKEVFTDLASKEVPSLYVAFSSELSGTYQTAMMIRNEVLEEYPNFELTIVDSKCASLGHGLAVKYASDLSESGRPLGEIEAAVKDYCKKMEHIFTVDNLEYLARGGRISKTSAFVGGLLNIKPLLHVEDGKLIPLEKIRGRKKVFRRIIEIMKERGVNLQNQTIAISHGDDQDAANEMKAMIEEAFSPKDIYINYVGAVVGAHAGPGTLAIFFLNDTI; encoded by the coding sequence ATGAAAGTACACATCATAGCTGATAGTGCTTGTGATTTGCCAATAGACTATTTTGGGGAACGTAATATTTCGTTTCTTCCACTAAGTGTCGAAATGAACGGGGAACAGTTAAAAGATCAAATAGATATAAAACCAAAGCAAATATATGATGCTATGCGAGAAGGCTCCACGATTAAAACATCACAAGCCTCACCACTTCAGTTTAAGGAAGTATTTACTGATCTTGCTAGCAAAGAAGTACCGAGCCTATATGTAGCTTTTTCTTCAGAGCTATCTGGAACATATCAAACGGCAATGATGATCCGAAACGAGGTCCTTGAAGAATATCCAAACTTCGAACTTACCATTGTCGACTCAAAATGTGCTTCACTTGGACATGGTCTTGCAGTTAAATACGCATCAGACTTATCTGAAAGCGGACGTCCATTGGGTGAAATTGAAGCTGCCGTTAAGGATTACTGCAAGAAAATGGAGCATATTTTTACAGTTGATAATTTAGAGTATTTGGCTCGCGGCGGAAGAATTAGCAAAACATCTGCTTTTGTCGGAGGACTGCTAAATATAAAACCATTGCTGCATGTTGAGGATGGAAAACTCATTCCTCTCGAAAAAATTCGCGGGCGCAAAAAAGTCTTTCGACGAATTATTGAGATTATGAAGGAACGTGGTGTTAACCTTCAAAACCAAACGATTGCTATCAGTCATGGTGATGATCAAGATGCTGCAAATGAAATGAAAGCTATGATCGAAGAAGCTTTTTCTCCAAAAGACATTTATATAAACTATGTAGGAGCAGTTGTCGGTGCTCATGCCGGACCTGGTACCCTTGCCATATTCTTTTTAAACGACACGATTTAA